A genomic segment from Corylus avellana chromosome ca5, CavTom2PMs-1.0 encodes:
- the LOC132181553 gene encoding cyanidin 3-O-galactoside 2''-O-xylosyltransferase FGGT1-like, producing MASTSLHLAMYPWFAFGHLSPFLHLSNKLAQKGHTISFFIPTNTQPKLEPFNLYPDHITFVPITLPHVDGLPSDAETTSDVPFTLYPHLMTAMDRTETHIDLLLHDLKPDIVLFDFAYWVPKLARNLGIKSIAYSVVSAAAVSYIIVPARQRSGYHSEADFIQPPSGFPVSSIKLHVNEARLFAALSNMKFGSDVLFLDRLFTSLDQSDAVGFWSCREIDGPCIDYFVSQFEKPVLVSGPIIVDPPASTLEEKWVEWLGSFTAGSVIYCALGSECKLEKDQFQELVLGLELCGWPFLAALKPPIGAESVEAALPEGFLERIKGKGMVHGRWVQQRLILGHPSIGCFVTHCGSGSLMEALRSECQLVMLPQTPDQIISARMMANNWKVGVEIEKGELEDGLFTKVSVSKAVRSVMEVDSEVGRLVRANHGKLRELLLSVDLQSSYIDDFSEKLKDMVR from the coding sequence ATGGCTTCAACATCGCTACACCTCGCCATGTACCCCTGGTTTGCTTTTGGCCACCTTTCCCCATTTCTCCACCTTTCCAACAAACTTGCCCAGAAAGGCCATACAATCTCCTTCTTCATCCCCACCAACACACAACCAAAGCTGGAACCTTTCAATCTCTATCCAGATCACATAACCTTTGTCCCCATCACTCTTCCTCATGTTGATGGCCTCCCTTCTGACGCTGAGACCACTTCAGATGTGCCATTCACTTTATACCCACACCTTATGACTGCCATGGACCGGACTGAGACTCATATTGATCTTCTCCTCCATGACCTTAAACCAGACATTGTCTTGTTTGATTTTGCTTATTGGGTTCCAAAATTGGCACGAAACTTAGGTATCAAGTCGATTGCTTACAGCGTTGTCAGTGCAGCAGCAGTAAGTTACATCATAGTCCCTGCAAGGCAACGCAGTGGTTACCACTCCGAGGCTGACTTTATACAGCCCCCGTCTGGTTTCCCAGTATCCTCTATCAAGCTCCATGTCAACGAAGCTCGGCTCTTTGCTGCACTGTCAAACATGAAGTTTGGCAGCGATGTCCTTTTTCTTGATCGCCTATTCACAAGCTTAGATCAGTCTGATGCGGTTGGATTCTGGTCATGTAGAGAAATTGATGGACCTTGTATTGACTACTTTGTGAGCCAGTTCGAGAAGCCCGTGCTTGTTTCAGGACCAATTATAGTAGACCCACCAGCCTCTACTTTAGAAGAGAAATGGGTTGAATGGCTAGGAAGTTTCACGGCGGGCTCAGTAATTTACTGTGCATTGGGTAGTGAGTGCAAGTTAGAGAAAGATCAATTCCAGGAATTGGTATTGGGTCTTGAGCTTTGCGGTTGGCCATTTCTTGCAGCTCTTAAACCACCCATCGGGGCTGAGTCTGTTGAAGCGGCGCTGCCGGAAGGGTTCCTAGAACGGATTAAAGGAAAAGGAATGGTACATGGTAGATGGGTtcaacaaagattgattttagGCCACCCATCAATTGGGTGCTTTGTCACACACTGTGGCTCAGGTTCTTTGATGGAAGCACTAAGGAGTGAGTGTCAGCTGGTAATGTTACCGCAGACGCCTGATCAAATTATCAGTGCGAGGATGATGGCCAACAATTGGAAGGTTGGGGTAGAAATCGAGAAAGGGGAATTAGAAGACGGCTTGTTCACAAAGGTAAGCGTTAGCAAGGCTGTGAGGAGTGTGATGGAGGTTGATAGTGAGGTTGGGAGGCTAGTCAGAGCCAATCACGGTAAACTAAGAGAGCTCTTGCTCAGCGTAGATTTACAATCATCATATATTGACGATTTCAGCGAGAAGCTTAAAGATATGGTTCGATAA